CTCAGTAGAGGTAATTGATATATTCTATTGATTGGAAATATGGCCTGAGAGTCCCCATCCCATGCAAAATGAAGATGCGATTGGATGTTCCTCTGTACTTGTCTACAACATTTAGTCCATGCATAGTAAGTTGATTTGATGGTGCCTCCAGGTCAGCCCTTAAGTTTTCTTTTATGATTGTTTGTGTAGGAGATTCTTAAGAAAGCGTCTGGAGCATTGCAGAGATCTGTGGAGCGTATGCAGAAAGGAGGGAAGGCAGAGGATGGGCAGCATGTTACTTCAACCTCAAGCAGTGGTCAGAAGACGGGAGCGAGTAAAATTCAAGATCATAGCGAGGTATTACTGTTGGCATCTTCAGTTGCAGTTCCATGCTAGTAGGATTTCTGCATCATTTCCTAAGAGGTGATCATGTGTGCTGCTGCAGCCTATCCTTATCAGTTATCCCAAATGGATCCTCTTTATTTTAGTTAAAATGGTTTTCATTGTGAAAACTCTGAATTTTTAGCTTGTACCCTCTAAAGTTGGACCTTTAGGATCTGAAGAATTATGTAATCATAACTTGTTTTTCTATTCTTTTGGATGCCTTTTGCAGAAGAGCAATGGATCACTAGCTTTAAAGCCTGCTGCAATTATAGAGGAAGTAAAGACCAAAAGGACGGTCACTGATCGTAAAACAGAGCCGAAGGACTATTCTCTTAAAAATGATACTCCAATTTCAGCATCAGAGGATTTAAAGGTCTTGGTGATCCTTTTGAAACTTGTTTCTGACCATATCAGTGTGTTTTTCTATACTGACTCGGTGAGTAAACTTTTACAGAGGAATGCCAGAAATGGGAAGCAAAAACTGAGGGCATCTGTGCAAGAACTTGCAAATCGAGCATCTTCTCTTGCAGTGCTGGAAGCTGCAAAGAATATTACCCAGCCAAAGTCGGCATATCAGTTTGAAGTTGCATGGAAAGGATTCTCTGGAAACCGTTCTCTACAGGCTCAACTGTTAAAGGTGCTATTCTACTtctcaaatatttaatttgacaTGCATTACAGTTAGATTCTTTCTTCTCagttttcttaaaatttgCTTCAAGTTCAACTAAGTTCCAGTTTCATTGAAGGGCAGCTGGTGCATGATTGTTAGGAACCTGCTGACCACCTCTATATCTATGGATCATCTAGAAAAAAGATGTTTTTCATTGATATATGTGACTGCTCATTCAGACAATACAATTTGATATCTATTCCCTTCTTTTCTTATGTCCCTCATTTCTGCGGAACCTCAGGTTACTTCTCCCGGCTCCCTGCCCCAGATATTCAAGAATGCATTGTCCACTCCCCTTCTTAGTGACATCATCAAATGTGTTGCTACCTTTTTCAGGTGAGTCCCAATTCTTTGTATTCATCTTGTGGATTCTTATGTGGTCTTAGCATGCATCTTTATGTTTCATTGTTCTTCACCAAAGTGTCTGTATCTTATGACAGTGAGGATGTGGAACTAGCTGTCGGCTATTTAGATAATCTAACCAAGGTTCCTAGATTTGATATGCTCGTCATGTGTCTTTCATCTGCCGAAAAATCTGGTATGCACTCTTCTCCAGTTGAGTGAATTTATGCGATATCCACAACTGAAATGCTTGTAATAGCATTTGCTACGTGATTTAtaatgagtgagatgaggaaTCTGACAAGAGCTACGTTCTTCTAAGCAGAACTCACAAAGACTTGGGATGAGGTGTTTTGTGGAGAGGCTACTCCGATCGAGTACGCGGAGATCCTCGATAGCCTAAGTTTGAAGTACGGCGTCAAACGCTGAGGTAAGCAAACATTTGAGGACGTCAAATTTCAGATATCGATATTTATGCTCTCCTCTCAGCTCTTCGTCTCGTGTACATTTGTAACCATTTCATGTCGAATATGGAAAGCTTATCCTCTTTTTCGGTTTGTGGAAAGAGCATGATGACGGTGGCTGGCTCATACATTTTTGTATAGGGGCGAATTATTATCTTCACTCATGTTTTCTCCAGCTCTTTCGGGGAACCCATCCTTCTCCACCAATATAATGATCAGGAAACTCTAGGGGGATAACAGAAATTTGGGAAATTATGATTTGAACCCTCAAATGTTATAGTTGGTCTGTCCCGCTTCCGCACACAAAAGTTAAAATGTCATCGTATCCTGGTCCCTGTGGTTTGTCATTCGCTTCGCTTTGCACCGGTGCCCTGAATTGGTTAGAGATCTAGTAGAACTAAAGTACTAGCCCTGGAATTGTGCAGGCATCGCGAGTATAAACGCTCATTTTGAATATGTTAAAGATATTTGAGGATGCAAAATAGTCTGAGAACTTCAGGGCATAAAACCTCATATCTTAGGTGAGTTATAGAGgttgaccatgtcggaaaaagtggacataataaataaaataaaaatacagaCGAACCAGCCGATAGGCCTGGGAGTTGTATGGGATTTGTCTTTCGTCATTATCAAGAAAATGTTCAATTGATAACTCATTATAATacttatttattcttattttgttaataatttttaactaaagcgtaaattaaaattaataattttccaaCAATCATTCCATTTtgcttaataataatatatatagatttgataGTGGTAATAGtaatagtagtagtagtagtagtagtattaataataatacaaataaaaacCATTTTAGTAGAAGTTATGGAAAATTAGGCGAACGAAGAGTCGGTGAATGAGAAGTCCTCATTTCGAATTTTTGGACAAATAACATTCAATTGTGAACGTcccaacaattatatattatatatagatttggcTCAACAATAATTATATACATCCCATTTGActctttaataataataataataataataataataataatatctatacataattattattaagcaaatatatatatataatagataattGCTAGGCGTTCACCATTATATGCCATTTGTCCAAAAATTTGAGGGGCTTTCCATTCACCGACTATTTGTATGTTTTAAGActattcaatatataataataattttagtgaAATCTATGGAAACATTAGGCATACGAGTAGTCGGTGAACAGGAAGGCTCTCGAATTTTTGAATAAATGGCATATAATGGTcccaacaattatatattatatatatatatttacttaataataattatgtatagacATTTAGATTTGATAGTAGTAGTAATAAAAACAATAACAACAAATCTCCCCAGCAATTATCCTATTTGGCTcaacaataattatatatacccCATTTGgcttaaaaatattaataataatgcaaataataatcattttaGGGGAAATTATGAAAACATTAGGCAAATAAAGAGCTGGTGAGTAAGGTGGTcccattttgaattttaggaTAAATGATGTACAATGGTGccagcaattatatattatgtatagaCATGTCTGAACTTAACTGGAATATTGAAATATGGTAAATAAATGATGGTGGAGTAAGGCTCAAAGGCCTTCACTaaagaataaaattcaaaaaataattattgtatcataaaacttttattttgtaacccATTATCAATCTTTCTGATGTTACTTTTTTTCCATAACGAGGGGTTTTGGATTTTACTTGATCAATCTCACGATTCACATGAATACTCTGCAACTTAACGGAATAAGTCAATTCTAACTGTTACAATTATCTcctattttaaaaaagtaatattaaaagtttttcAATTTCCTCAAAATTCTTCTTCGTCATCTCATGTACTGTGCATTTTTTCAAAGTAAGCAAATTctaaaaaagttcaaaaagcCGAGTAAAACACAACCATAAAGATGTGAGAGTAACTTCCACGCGTTTCGTGAGTGTGGGAGAGGTCATATTGATAAAAACAAGATCTCTTTGCAAGCTCCCATTTTATATGATTACCTATACatatctaatataatatataaaagctaaaGCACACGAAATGGATAGGTTTATCTAAGCTCAGTTAACAAACTCTTAGCTTAATGTTAAGTGATCTTATATTTCATTTCGAAACCCGTAGCTCCACATTGAATTGACATTTTGATTTCAttcattaaatttttactGCATTTTATTTGTACTATGTTTGACATATCTAAGTTATTTgtctatattatttg
Above is a window of Punica granatum isolate Tunisia-2019 chromosome 7, ASM765513v2, whole genome shotgun sequence DNA encoding:
- the LOC116213731 gene encoding RNA polymerase II-associated protein 3 isoform X1, which produces MAPSPTKHGRDQALDFQGFLNDLQDWELSLKDKDKKMKSQVSNKASSSSRTAAVGEEKRTAGVNSKVGGGSNTGWHNSSSNYKLSSSLSSTFSTDESVPDATSEKELGNEFFKQKKYNEAIDCYSRSIAFSPTAVAYANRGMAYLKIKRFREAEEDCTEALNLDDRYIKAYSRRATARKELGKFKESFEDTEFALRLEPDNQEIKKQYAEAKAMYEKEILKKASGALQRSVERMQKGGKAEDGQHVTSTSSSGQKTGASKIQDHSEKSNGSLALKPAAIIEEVKTKRTVTDRKTEPKDYSLKNDTPISASEDLKRNARNGKQKLRASVQELANRASSLAVLEAAKNITQPKSAYQFEVAWKGFSGNRSLQAQLLKVTSPGSLPQIFKNALSTPLLSDIIKCVATFFSEDVELAVGYLDNLTKVPRFDMLVMCLSSAEKSELTKTWDEVFCGEATPIEYAEILDSLSLKYGVKR
- the LOC116213731 gene encoding RNA polymerase II-associated protein 3 isoform X2, with translation MAPSPTKHGRDQALDWELSLKDKDKKMKSQVSNKASSSSRTAAVGEEKRTAGVNSKVGGGSNTGWHNSSSNYKLSSSLSSTFSTDESVPDATSEKELGNEFFKQKKYNEAIDCYSRSIAFSPTAVAYANRGMAYLKIKRFREAEEDCTEALNLDDRYIKAYSRRATARKELGKFKESFEDTEFALRLEPDNQEIKKQYAEAKAMYEKEILKKASGALQRSVERMQKGGKAEDGQHVTSTSSSGQKTGASKIQDHSEKSNGSLALKPAAIIEEVKTKRTVTDRKTEPKDYSLKNDTPISASEDLKRNARNGKQKLRASVQELANRASSLAVLEAAKNITQPKSAYQFEVAWKGFSGNRSLQAQLLKVTSPGSLPQIFKNALSTPLLSDIIKCVATFFSEDVELAVGYLDNLTKVPRFDMLVMCLSSAEKSELTKTWDEVFCGEATPIEYAEILDSLSLKYGVKR